The Nocardia arthritidis genome has a window encoding:
- a CDS encoding Lrp/AsnC family transcriptional regulator, giving the protein MSRTPAKLDELDLAILTAMHEYQKAGILELSRRTRVARATVQSRIGRMEESGVIASYDPQIDVTAAGFDVQAFVTLEIAQGALDAVAAELEAIPGVLEAYATTGSGDVLCRIGADSHAGLQSVLLSIDRTTSVVRSHSVIVLSTVVSRRTLPLLRTLTPAGTSKAPAYREVREG; this is encoded by the coding sequence ATGTCGCGCACCCCGGCGAAACTCGACGAACTCGATCTCGCAATCCTCACCGCAATGCACGAGTACCAGAAGGCGGGGATTCTCGAGCTGTCGCGCCGAACCCGGGTCGCCAGAGCAACCGTACAGTCCCGCATCGGCCGAATGGAGGAATCGGGGGTGATCGCCTCCTACGATCCGCAAATCGACGTCACCGCAGCAGGTTTCGATGTACAGGCCTTCGTGACGCTGGAGATCGCACAGGGCGCGCTGGACGCGGTCGCCGCGGAGCTGGAAGCGATTCCCGGTGTGCTGGAAGCATATGCGACCACCGGATCCGGAGATGTGTTGTGCCGCATCGGCGCCGACTCACACGCCGGTCTGCAATCCGTGCTGCTGAGCATCGATCGGACCACTTCGGTGGTGCGCTCGCACAGCGTGATCGTGCTGTCGACGGTGGTATCACGACGGACGCTGCCGCTACTGCGCACGCTGACACCCGCGGGCACCAGCAAAGCCCCCGCATACCGCGAGGTCCGCGAGGGCTGA
- a CDS encoding winged helix DNA-binding domain-containing protein, with protein MALSNRILNRTLLARQHLLRRSALTVPEMCDHLVGLQAQDVPPPFVALWSRIADFDPATVSTGLEDRSLVRITLMRGTIHLVTPPDALRIAPHLQPELEKIPFRKGFNSGAMVGLDPDEVRAHGEAVLGDAPMSAADLRTHAAARYPDRDAGAVVQTWLYQLPVLQTPPRGRWKDNSRPVWSRVEPWLGAPLDPSYPLRELIVRYLRAFGPASTMDMQTWSKLPGMKGAVTELGDRLRTYTDERGRTLYDVADGELADPELPAPARLLGWYDNAVLSHQDRSRIVPDGGPPTLRAFANMVSPILVDGYLGGFYKIFPQNGIARLRVVPSRKWTRGESAEVEAEAHALLAFLESDRKPSVEILEVNADLRP; from the coding sequence ATGGCGCTGTCCAATCGAATCCTGAACCGCACCTTGCTGGCCCGCCAGCATCTGCTGCGACGGTCCGCGCTGACCGTGCCCGAGATGTGTGATCATCTGGTCGGTCTGCAGGCCCAGGATGTGCCGCCGCCGTTCGTCGCGCTGTGGAGCCGGATAGCCGATTTCGATCCGGCGACGGTCTCGACTGGCCTCGAGGATCGATCGTTGGTGCGAATCACCTTGATGCGCGGCACGATTCATCTGGTCACCCCGCCGGATGCGCTGCGGATCGCACCGCATCTGCAACCGGAGCTGGAAAAGATCCCGTTCCGCAAGGGTTTCAACTCCGGCGCGATGGTTGGGCTGGATCCCGACGAGGTCCGCGCACACGGTGAGGCGGTGCTGGGTGACGCGCCGATGTCGGCCGCCGATCTGCGCACCCACGCCGCGGCCCGCTATCCGGATCGCGATGCGGGGGCGGTGGTGCAGACGTGGCTGTATCAACTGCCGGTGTTGCAGACGCCGCCGCGCGGACGCTGGAAGGACAACAGCAGGCCGGTGTGGTCGCGCGTCGAACCGTGGCTGGGCGCACCCCTCGACCCGTCGTATCCGTTGCGGGAGTTGATCGTTCGGTATCTGCGCGCATTCGGCCCGGCCAGCACGATGGATATGCAGACGTGGTCGAAGCTGCCCGGGATGAAGGGTGCGGTCACCGAACTCGGCGACCGCCTGCGCACCTACACCGATGAGCGTGGCCGCACCCTCTACGACGTCGCCGACGGCGAGCTGGCCGATCCCGAACTACCCGCCCCGGCCCGCCTGCTCGGCTGGTACGACAATGCGGTCCTTTCGCATCAGGACCGATCCAGGATCGTGCCCGACGGCGGGCCGCCGACGCTGCGCGCCTTCGCCAATATGGTCTCCCCGATTCTGGTCGATGGTTACCTGGGCGGTTTCTACAAGATCTTCCCGCAGAACGGGATCGCCAGGCTGCGAGTCGTCCCATCCCGCAAATGGACCCGGGGCGAGAGCGCCGAGGTCGAAGCGGAAGCCCATGCGCTGCTTGCCTTCCTGGAATCGGATCGGAAGCCCAGTGTCGAAATCCTGGAGGTGAACGCGGATCTGCGGCCGTAA
- a CDS encoding NADPH:quinone oxidoreductase family protein, whose amino-acid sequence MRAAQVSKLDGPESVEVVEIPEPAAYPGGVVIDVHAAGVAFPDVLMTRGLYQMKPQLPFVVGGEIAGIVREAPADAHVRAGDRVLALTLLGNAMAEVAVVPAQMVFRLPDNVSLEAGAGVLFNDLTVHFCLRNRGRLADGETVLVHGAAGGIGTSTLRMAGALGAGRVIAVVSTEEKAAVARANGATDVVLADGWLAAVQELTGGRGVDIVLDPVGGDRFTDSIRSLASAGRLLVVGFTAGEIPTVKVNRLLLKNVEVVGAAWGEWVMTHPGYLAEQWAEVEPLLASGKIAPPQPVLYPLEQAAAAVASLENRTATGKVVVTLR is encoded by the coding sequence ATGCGCGCAGCCCAGGTGAGCAAGCTGGACGGACCGGAGTCGGTCGAGGTGGTGGAGATTCCGGAGCCCGCGGCCTATCCGGGTGGCGTGGTGATCGATGTGCATGCGGCCGGTGTCGCGTTTCCGGATGTGCTGATGACGCGCGGGCTGTATCAGATGAAGCCGCAGCTGCCGTTCGTGGTCGGCGGTGAGATTGCCGGGATCGTGCGCGAAGCGCCCGCCGACGCGCATGTCCGCGCCGGCGATCGAGTGCTGGCGTTGACGCTGCTCGGCAATGCGATGGCGGAGGTGGCGGTGGTGCCCGCCCAGATGGTTTTCCGGCTGCCGGACAATGTTTCGCTGGAGGCGGGCGCCGGTGTGCTGTTCAACGATCTGACCGTGCATTTCTGCCTGCGTAACCGGGGCAGGCTCGCCGATGGGGAGACGGTGCTGGTGCACGGCGCCGCGGGTGGGATCGGCACGTCGACGTTGCGGATGGCGGGTGCGCTCGGCGCGGGCCGGGTGATCGCGGTGGTGAGCACCGAGGAGAAGGCGGCGGTCGCGCGGGCCAACGGCGCGACGGATGTGGTGCTGGCCGACGGCTGGCTCGCGGCCGTGCAGGAGCTGACCGGTGGGCGCGGCGTCGATATCGTGCTGGATCCGGTGGGCGGTGACCGGTTCACCGACAGCATCCGGTCGCTGGCCTCGGCGGGCCGCCTGCTGGTGGTCGGATTCACCGCGGGCGAGATTCCGACGGTGAAGGTGAACCGGCTGCTGTTGAAGAACGTCGAGGTTGTCGGCGCGGCATGGGGCGAGTGGGTGATGACCCATCCCGGCTATCTCGCCGAGCAGTGGGCCGAGGTCGAGCCGCTGCTGGCGTCCGGCAAGATCGCACCGCCGCAGCCGGTGCTGTATCCGCTGGAGCAGGCCGCCGCGGCGGTCGCCTCGCTGGAAAACCGCACGGCCACCGGCAAAGTCGTGGTCACGCTGCGCTGA
- a CDS encoding type VII secretion target, translated as MVEQAQQPVTGVQVEPDALRKFADMLRAEAKTITDLNAGAEFGNAVNALPGTDFGGAAQQAKDAVEKCVGRIGDRFTTLAESLHTAAGAYELTQDDFTAKLKTIGLQ; from the coding sequence GTGGTAGAGCAGGCACAGCAGCCGGTAACGGGTGTGCAGGTCGAGCCGGACGCGTTGCGCAAATTCGCCGATATGTTGCGCGCGGAGGCCAAGACGATCACCGATCTCAACGCGGGCGCCGAATTCGGCAACGCAGTGAACGCGTTGCCCGGCACCGATTTCGGTGGCGCGGCCCAGCAGGCCAAGGACGCCGTCGAGAAATGCGTCGGCCGGATCGGCGATCGGTTCACCACCCTCGCCGAGAGCCTGCACACCGCCGCGGGCGCCTACGAACTCACCCAGGACGACTTCACCGCCAAACTGAAGACGATCGGACTGCAGTAA
- a CDS encoding transglycosylase SLT domain-containing protein, with protein MALTIPDVEKWKPEDLTAAGKHAGDMSAKLDSAENDGIKNAGELKWNGAAGAAANTRMTAEQARASKVSQALQALQKAFNDHAENLKNAKDKVIQLRDQAQSDSKHPGLEVNADGTVSAAKRIAQLGNASDRVVLEEELAAAQWEFQITNALRDAETLAGQAKTDVSQATTGLDTAFNDLGDPKAEAPTAPKTQTQPATTVPQSTDSPTTYVRSNSGSPSSNNGSQSHWTPSVPHMGTPMTQTPIGPMPSGDVADWIKQAKEELIKMGYSPDDIDERALALIIEKESGGNPHIVNEWDSNWVAGHPSKGLMQTIDSTFNAYKAPGHDDIYNPVDNIIAGTRYAIATYGSLKNVPGVKAVDTGGSYVGY; from the coding sequence ATGGCACTCACCATCCCCGATGTCGAGAAGTGGAAGCCCGAAGACCTCACCGCCGCGGGCAAGCACGCCGGCGATATGTCCGCCAAACTCGACTCCGCCGAAAACGACGGCATCAAGAACGCCGGCGAGCTGAAGTGGAACGGCGCCGCGGGCGCCGCGGCAAACACCCGCATGACCGCCGAGCAAGCGCGAGCGTCGAAGGTCAGCCAAGCGCTACAGGCCTTGCAGAAGGCGTTCAACGACCACGCCGAGAATCTGAAGAACGCCAAGGACAAGGTCATCCAACTACGCGACCAGGCCCAAAGCGATTCGAAGCACCCCGGCCTGGAGGTCAACGCCGACGGCACCGTCTCGGCCGCCAAGCGCATCGCCCAACTCGGCAACGCGAGCGATCGCGTCGTGCTGGAGGAAGAGCTCGCCGCCGCCCAGTGGGAATTCCAGATCACCAACGCCCTCCGCGACGCGGAAACCCTTGCCGGACAAGCAAAGACCGATGTAAGCCAAGCGACCACGGGTCTGGACACGGCATTCAACGATTTGGGTGACCCGAAGGCCGAAGCACCCACCGCACCGAAAACCCAAACCCAGCCCGCAACAACGGTTCCGCAATCGACGGATTCCCCCACCACCTACGTGCGCTCGAATTCGGGCTCGCCGAGCAGCAACAACGGATCCCAATCACACTGGACCCCATCCGTCCCGCACATGGGCACACCGATGACCCAAACCCCCATCGGCCCGATGCCGTCCGGGGACGTGGCGGATTGGATCAAACAGGCCAAAGAAGAATTGATCAAGATGGGCTACAGCCCGGACGATATCGATGAGCGAGCGCTGGCACTCATTATCGAGAAAGAGTCCGGCGGCAATCCCCATATCGTCAACGAATGGGACAGTAACTGGGTTGCGGGGCATCCCTCCAAAGGACTTATGCAGACCATCGATAGCACCTTCAACGCCTATAAAGCGCCTGGTCACGACGATATCTATAATCCGGTCGACAACATCATCGCCGGAACTCGGTATGCCATCGCGACCTACGGTTCGCTGAAGAACGTTCCTGGTGTGAAAGCGGTCGACACGGGCGGCTCGTACGTCGGCTACTGA
- a CDS encoding DUF7373 family lipoprotein, producing the protein MNWKRRIPPILAVVMTGIVVAGCGATLSGTGVPAEIDVRTLDTGRFPTAPPKFASRLDSVGYARLEAARLAGAVLSPHEVDAAVYSIGASAEIHTDAQTVTDFLADQTVPTLQKYGFLIGFSTGSADERVPLKKALYGTRKREGLTVTVLRFPDAAAANSAAAELDAVDSSLNPENVAVKLPKYPDAHAHWRPTVPTLGSTTPHGPYVISILADSRNTDVNHLVDVTQKYLDAEIPELDGYVATPPGKFDTLRQDPDGVLARLLQDNGVVPAPDGQGEVVYTLRGYLNYVQDQSSRFPVMSRAGVDRVAMSPTAFVFRARDDAAAAQFVKESAELGDAVDRRAVDPPDGIPNAACVQDYAAAKEAQFRCFVAYRRYAALELGGRLWETQQRAAAQYALLANSQG; encoded by the coding sequence ATGAACTGGAAACGGCGAATCCCGCCGATCCTGGCTGTCGTCATGACCGGCATCGTGGTGGCGGGATGCGGTGCGACACTGTCAGGCACCGGCGTTCCGGCCGAGATCGACGTACGAACGTTGGATACCGGTCGATTTCCCACCGCGCCACCGAAGTTCGCGTCACGTCTGGACAGTGTCGGCTATGCCCGTCTGGAGGCGGCGCGGTTGGCAGGGGCTGTGCTGAGTCCACATGAGGTGGATGCCGCTGTTTATTCGATCGGCGCCTCGGCGGAGATACACACCGACGCGCAGACGGTGACCGATTTCTTGGCCGACCAGACTGTTCCGACATTGCAGAAGTACGGCTTCCTCATCGGGTTCTCCACCGGTTCGGCCGATGAACGTGTGCCGTTGAAGAAAGCCCTGTACGGCACGAGGAAACGTGAAGGTCTCACGGTCACGGTCCTGCGCTTTCCGGATGCGGCGGCGGCGAACTCGGCGGCGGCGGAACTGGACGCGGTCGATTCTTCGCTCAATCCGGAGAACGTGGCTGTCAAGCTGCCCAAATATCCTGATGCGCATGCCCATTGGCGTCCGACGGTGCCGACGCTGGGCAGCACCACGCCGCACGGTCCCTATGTGATCAGTATTCTCGCGGATTCTCGCAACACCGATGTGAATCACCTCGTCGACGTCACCCAGAAGTACCTCGACGCGGAAATTCCGGAACTCGACGGATACGTGGCGACTCCGCCTGGAAAATTCGACACCCTACGGCAGGATCCGGACGGCGTCCTCGCGCGATTGCTGCAGGACAACGGGGTCGTGCCGGCGCCCGACGGTCAGGGAGAGGTCGTCTACACGCTCCGGGGCTATCTGAATTATGTGCAGGACCAATCGAGTCGGTTCCCGGTCATGTCGCGCGCCGGGGTGGATCGGGTGGCAATGTCGCCCACTGCCTTCGTCTTTCGCGCCCGGGACGACGCGGCCGCAGCGCAATTCGTGAAGGAGTCGGCGGAGCTCGGGGATGCGGTTGATCGCAGGGCGGTCGATCCTCCGGACGGTATCCCCAATGCGGCGTGTGTCCAGGACTATGCGGCTGCCAAGGAAGCCCAGTTCCGATGCTTTGTCGCTTATCGACGCTATGCGGCATTGGAACTCGGCGGTCGGCTGTGGGAGACCCAGCAGCGCGCCGCCGCGCAATACGCTTTGCTTGCGAACAGTCAGGGGTAG
- a CDS encoding serine/threonine-protein kinase: MPTPLEPDDPPRIGRYRLLGVLGSGGMGRVLLGVGPDGRLVAIKQIHPHLVAEEDFLPRFRREVQTSAKVSGAYTAAVIDFDINAEIPWLASVFVPGVPLDKAVADYGPLTVEQIRTLAVGLSSALAAIHGVGLIHRDLKPGNVILAEDGPRVIDFGIARAAEERSELTHTGSVIGSPSFMSPEQAQSQPLTMASDIFSLGTVLVLAASGKSPFAANSMPHTLYNIVHTEPDLSELPPDVRQLVEPCLAKKPEARPTPAQILDYLGPLPPHTRPWSDAVHEAIRAQAAELSALQSDPETTQVIDGESAAVAPSPVDFEQRLQELVEQSRTESERGRRVRLLVGALIGVLVLIGGIIVGVVGFGGSDEPTSSASNPLDRLNMTKLRSIDVCSLINEPLVPSLGGWTAKPESAQWGNCAATAGGHQFVIDIKRIEGYRDNGRRFDDVPILDDVTAGSDGCGRALLPAKTDPQFGITVRVKGGQSDKLCGIADGASDELTRRISERTPMMPNIRNSIARLDPCASVDNIVVKLNIGDQVRGTPDLLHSCKWVATGTVTVVFERAKILVPPDKPIQIDLGGGNVINMDDSEFKSTTCIRQGQYRAIDNVDAEIVTVNIDNASLSQHPEFRCLAAQTILANIMVNLPQVGG, encoded by the coding sequence ATGCCGACACCGCTGGAACCAGACGACCCGCCCCGGATCGGACGCTACCGGCTGCTCGGGGTGCTCGGCTCCGGTGGTATGGGGCGGGTACTGCTCGGTGTCGGTCCGGACGGTCGTCTCGTCGCGATCAAACAGATCCATCCGCACCTGGTGGCCGAAGAGGATTTTCTTCCTCGGTTCCGGCGGGAGGTGCAGACCTCGGCAAAAGTTTCCGGCGCGTACACCGCAGCGGTGATCGATTTCGATATCAATGCCGAAATTCCTTGGTTGGCTTCAGTTTTCGTACCAGGTGTGCCGTTGGACAAGGCGGTCGCGGATTATGGTCCGCTGACCGTTGAGCAGATCCGCACGCTGGCGGTCGGTTTGAGCTCGGCTCTGGCGGCCATCCACGGCGTCGGGTTGATCCATCGAGATCTCAAGCCGGGCAATGTCATCCTCGCCGAGGACGGCCCCCGGGTGATCGACTTCGGTATCGCCCGAGCCGCCGAAGAGCGCTCCGAGCTGACCCACACCGGGTCGGTCATCGGCTCGCCCTCGTTCATGTCACCGGAACAAGCGCAATCGCAGCCGTTGACGATGGCCAGCGATATCTTCTCGCTCGGTACGGTGCTGGTGCTGGCCGCGAGCGGAAAGAGCCCGTTCGCGGCGAATTCGATGCCGCACACGCTGTACAACATTGTGCACACCGAACCCGACCTGAGTGAGCTGCCGCCGGACGTGCGCCAATTGGTCGAACCCTGTCTGGCGAAGAAGCCGGAGGCCCGTCCGACACCGGCCCAGATCCTGGACTACCTCGGGCCGCTGCCGCCACACACCCGCCCATGGTCGGACGCCGTTCACGAGGCCATACGCGCGCAGGCCGCCGAGCTGTCGGCGCTGCAGTCCGATCCGGAGACCACCCAGGTCATCGATGGCGAATCGGCCGCTGTAGCACCATCTCCCGTTGATTTCGAGCAGCGGCTCCAGGAACTCGTCGAGCAGTCGCGGACGGAATCCGAACGGGGGCGTCGAGTGCGCCTGCTGGTGGGAGCTCTGATCGGAGTGCTCGTCTTGATCGGCGGCATTATCGTCGGAGTCGTCGGGTTCGGTGGGTCGGATGAACCCACATCGAGCGCGAGCAATCCGCTCGACAGATTGAATATGACAAAGCTCAGGTCCATCGATGTGTGTTCACTGATCAATGAACCCCTGGTGCCGTCGCTGGGCGGGTGGACGGCGAAGCCCGAATCCGCCCAGTGGGGCAATTGCGCCGCGACGGCGGGTGGTCATCAGTTCGTGATCGACATCAAACGTATCGAGGGCTATCGGGATAACGGCCGTCGGTTCGATGACGTGCCGATACTCGACGATGTGACCGCCGGGTCGGATGGCTGTGGCCGCGCTCTGCTGCCCGCGAAAACCGATCCGCAGTTCGGTATTACGGTCCGGGTGAAGGGTGGGCAGTCCGACAAGCTGTGTGGCATCGCCGACGGTGCGTCCGATGAGCTGACGCGGCGAATATCCGAGCGAACACCGATGATGCCGAATATTCGGAACTCGATCGCTCGACTCGACCCGTGTGCCTCCGTCGACAATATCGTGGTGAAACTCAATATCGGCGATCAGGTACGCGGCACTCCCGATCTGCTGCATTCCTGCAAGTGGGTCGCGACGGGTACCGTCACCGTCGTCTTCGAGCGTGCGAAAATCCTGGTGCCACCCGATAAGCCGATTCAGATAGATCTCGGCGGGGGCAATGTCATAAATATGGATGACTCGGAGTTCAAGTCGACAACCTGTATTCGGCAGGGGCAGTATCGAGCTATCGACAATGTGGACGCCGAGATCGTCACGGTGAACATCGACAATGCTTCGCTGTCGCAGCATCCGGAGTTTCGGTGTTTGGCCGCGCAGACCATCCTGGCCAACATCATGGTCAACCTTCCGCAGGTGGGCGGATGA
- a CDS encoding serine/threonine-protein kinase, whose protein sequence is MKPLGERDPRIVGRHRLLAVIGQGAMGRVFLGRAPDGRLVAVKTVHRHLARNPEFRNRFRLEVQASRRVTGAYTAAVMDADPDAESPWLASVFVPGPALRDAIESGGPMLLGGLRLLTAGLAGALLEIHRAGIVHRDLKPSNVLLADEGPRVIDFGIARAMEADLQLTATGSLIGSPAYMSPEQASGHELTPASDVFAVGAMLVLAATGQSPFLGSSTPQTLYNVVHNRADTSRVPPALRPVIDACLDKNPSHRPTPTQLLEAVDAMTARSGWPGSVRAAIAQGRAEAQRWDELDGRLPDLEKPRRSRRWIAVAAAVVLLACAGTAAVVLTRGQADTPTDPLAGRTLQLSEDQLRLVDSCQLLGTDVIGKLGQPVKPGLTDSATCTTDFVTGAGMRTKLTVAVGTPIAATAGPTSDRIAGRPVVDTTGENRSCGRAVVLGDQPPHGVDLKIDQIDGDSCGLVISALKAVVTRLVTNFPSANPPKQSVVRMDPCTSVDPAIIAAASGSNVSPSPVDAHTCMWTGTAAVVTVHTAESKRVDSDPGYLPVIVNGGKQGDFQSRRRIDADGTCATYYLVRPTIEDRGEMITVTVLPKTAEAGQTACASTEAVLTGVVARLREL, encoded by the coding sequence GTGAAGCCGCTGGGTGAACGCGATCCACGCATCGTGGGGCGGCATCGGCTGCTCGCCGTCATCGGACAGGGCGCGATGGGTCGAGTATTCCTCGGCCGCGCACCGGACGGCAGACTCGTCGCGGTCAAGACGGTACATCGGCACCTGGCCCGGAATCCGGAGTTCCGCAACAGATTCCGGCTCGAGGTGCAGGCATCGCGGCGGGTCACCGGCGCGTACACCGCGGCCGTCATGGACGCCGATCCGGATGCCGAATCACCCTGGCTCGCATCGGTTTTCGTACCGGGCCCGGCACTGCGCGACGCCATCGAATCCGGCGGCCCGATGCTGCTCGGCGGCCTGCGCCTGCTCACCGCCGGGCTGGCGGGCGCACTACTGGAGATCCACCGCGCCGGAATCGTGCACCGCGACCTGAAACCGAGCAACGTCCTGCTCGCCGACGAGGGCCCGCGCGTCATCGACTTCGGCATCGCCCGCGCCATGGAGGCCGATCTCCAGCTCACCGCCACCGGTTCGCTCATCGGCTCCCCCGCCTACATGTCCCCCGAACAGGCCTCCGGCCACGAACTAACCCCCGCCAGCGACGTTTTCGCGGTCGGCGCCATGCTCGTCCTCGCCGCCACCGGCCAAAGCCCCTTCCTCGGGTCCTCGACCCCGCAGACGCTGTACAACGTCGTACACAATCGGGCCGATACCAGCCGGGTCCCACCCGCCCTCCGCCCCGTCATCGACGCATGCCTCGACAAAAACCCGTCCCACCGACCGACCCCGACCCAACTGCTGGAAGCCGTCGACGCGATGACGGCAAGGTCCGGATGGCCCGGTTCGGTGCGGGCCGCCATCGCTCAGGGGCGGGCGGAGGCGCAGCGTTGGGATGAACTCGACGGGCGATTGCCGGATCTCGAGAAGCCCCGTCGCTCGCGGCGATGGATCGCCGTTGCCGCCGCGGTCGTCCTGCTCGCCTGTGCCGGTACCGCGGCCGTGGTCCTCACCCGCGGACAGGCCGACACTCCGACCGACCCGCTCGCGGGCCGCACCCTCCAGCTCTCCGAGGATCAGCTGCGCCTTGTCGATTCCTGCCAACTCCTCGGCACCGATGTCATCGGCAAACTGGGCCAGCCGGTCAAGCCTGGGTTGACCGACTCCGCCACGTGCACAACGGATTTCGTAACCGGCGCGGGCATGCGGACAAAGCTGACCGTCGCCGTGGGAACTCCGATCGCGGCCACCGCCGGACCGACATCCGACCGCATCGCGGGCCGACCGGTTGTCGACACCACAGGCGAAAACCGTTCCTGCGGCAGAGCGGTCGTGCTCGGCGATCAGCCGCCGCACGGCGTCGACCTGAAAATCGACCAGATCGACGGAGATTCGTGTGGGCTGGTCATCTCCGCGCTGAAAGCTGTTGTCACCAGGTTGGTTACCAACTTCCCGAGTGCCAATCCGCCGAAACAGTCGGTAGTGCGCATGGATCCGTGCACGTCGGTCGATCCGGCGATCATCGCCGCGGCATCGGGGTCGAACGTTTCGCCGTCACCGGTCGACGCGCACACCTGCATGTGGACCGGGACCGCGGCCGTCGTCACGGTGCACACCGCCGAGTCGAAACGTGTCGACTCCGACCCCGGATACCTGCCGGTCATTGTCAACGGCGGCAAACAGGGCGATTTCCAGTCGCGGCGCCGCATCGATGCCGACGGAACATGTGCGACCTACTATTTGGTACGCCCGACCATCGAGGATCGAGGGGAGATGATCACGGTGACCGTACTGCCGAAGACGGCCGAGGCCGGGCAAACCGCCTGCGCGTCGACCGAAGCGGTGCTGACCGGGGTCGTCGCCCGGCTCCGGGAGCTTTGA
- a CDS encoding acyl-[acyl-carrier-protein] thioesterase produces MSLDQPLAPLPEEGMGFASSWPIRAGDVDPYDRLRFDGIARYLQDIAWEQLHQTFLYKTDPNWIVRRTVIDVVRPVHWPDQVRLLRWCSSMSTRWANMRVRITSDKGGLIETEGFWININGSTNMPTRISDDGMAYLAQTTTEQRLRWRPYLTDATPPESDTDLPFPVRATDIDQYNHVNNACYWQAVEQFLVEYPKLLTSPHRAVIEYIAPVWARQHVTVRSRFEAGDVSGRPVLRLWFVVGDTTTTVVRIMPLPN; encoded by the coding sequence GTGTCACTCGATCAGCCACTCGCCCCGCTTCCCGAGGAGGGCATGGGCTTTGCCTCGTCGTGGCCCATCCGCGCCGGTGACGTCGACCCCTATGATCGGTTGCGCTTCGACGGCATCGCCCGGTACCTGCAGGACATCGCGTGGGAGCAGCTGCATCAAACGTTCCTCTACAAGACGGATCCGAATTGGATCGTGCGGCGCACGGTGATCGACGTGGTGCGGCCGGTCCACTGGCCCGATCAGGTGCGTCTGCTGCGCTGGTGTTCGAGCATGTCGACGCGGTGGGCGAATATGCGCGTGCGGATCACCAGCGACAAGGGCGGTTTGATCGAGACCGAGGGTTTCTGGATCAATATCAACGGCTCGACCAATATGCCGACGCGGATCAGCGACGACGGCATGGCCTACCTGGCGCAGACCACCACCGAGCAGCGGCTGCGCTGGCGGCCGTATCTGACCGACGCCACCCCGCCCGAATCGGACACCGATCTGCCATTTCCGGTGCGCGCCACCGACATCGATCAGTACAACCACGTCAACAACGCCTGCTACTGGCAGGCGGTGGAGCAGTTCCTCGTCGAATACCCGAAGTTGTTGACGAGCCCGCATCGCGCGGTGATCGAGTATATCGCGCCGGTGTGGGCGCGCCAGCATGTGACGGTGCGCAGCCGATTCGAGGCGGGGGATGTGAGCGGCAGACCGGTGCTGCGGTTGTGGTTCGTCGTCGGCGACACCACGACCACCGTCGTGCGAATTATGCCGCTGCCCAATTGA